Proteins from a single region of Punica granatum isolate Tunisia-2019 chromosome 8, ASM765513v2, whole genome shotgun sequence:
- the LOC116189369 gene encoding R3H domain-containing protein 4 isoform X1 yields MATTEVLQRQDDLLLQSPFVDSRAGENAKSQGMSLEKKIEFLESLTGTVSNRRSRRWINDRLLMELVPRLNVEEIRGLFAPPPWGDDVPPSAFCMTNVREWDKFRNIDMDKEATIIDALKGSPKKRRGPVDADKVAVLNAWRRVDSRTREALRRSFLPELIESYEGCIRAFITESGNEDVLQLKIQDPFQRLLLHGVCEFYNLASATVTQSKGAESMKVTRITRKKSGSVELTNITLSHFLRMSKEGIW; encoded by the exons ATGGCCACCACCGAGGTTCTGCAGCGCCAGGACGACCTCCTCTTGCAATCTCCCTTCGTTGATTCTCGCGCAG GTGAGAATGCGAAGTCCCAAGGGATGTCCCTAGAGAAGAAGATCGAGTTTCTCGAAAGTCTGACCGGCACG GTCAGCAACCGTAGATCTCGCAGATGGATTAATGACCGATTGTTAATGGAGCTTGTACCCCGCTTAAATGTCGAGGAAATTAGAGGCTTGTTCGCTCCACCACCCTGGG GTGATGATGTCCCACCATCTGCATTTTGCATGACTAATGTGAGAGAGTGGGACAAATTCAGGAATATTGACATGGACAAAGAG GCTACTATAATCGATGCCCTGAAAGGTTCTCCCAAAAAAAGGAGAGGTCCTGTTGATGCTGACAAGGTAGCTGTCCTGAATGCATGGCGTAGGGTGGATAGCCGCACTAGGGAGGCACTTAGGCGGAGTTTCCTCCCTGAGCTGATTGAAAGCTATGAG GGTTGTATTAGGGCTTTCATAACGGAGAGTGGGAATGAAGATGTTCTGCAGCTAAAGATCCAAGACCCTTTTCAGCGACTGTTGCTTCACGGTGTCTGTGAG TTCTATAATTTGGCTTCAGCCACTGTAACTCAATCAAAGGGTGCTGAGTCTATGAAAGTTACAAGGATAACCCGGAAGAAGTCAGGCTCGGTCGAGCTTACGAACATAACCCTTTCCCATTTCCTGAGGATGTCCAAGGAAGGGATATGGTGA
- the LOC116189369 gene encoding R3H domain-containing protein 4 isoform X2, with the protein MWFRWIATPLDVLSNSVSNRRSRRWINDRLLMELVPRLNVEEIRGLFAPPPWGDDVPPSAFCMTNVREWDKFRNIDMDKEATIIDALKGSPKKRRGPVDADKVAVLNAWRRVDSRTREALRRSFLPELIESYEGCIRAFITESGNEDVLQLKIQDPFQRLLLHGVCEFYNLASATVTQSKGAESMKVTRITRKKSGSVELTNITLSHFLRMSKEGIW; encoded by the exons ATGTGGTTCCGTTGGATTGCTACGCCACTGGATGTACTTTCCAACTCG GTCAGCAACCGTAGATCTCGCAGATGGATTAATGACCGATTGTTAATGGAGCTTGTACCCCGCTTAAATGTCGAGGAAATTAGAGGCTTGTTCGCTCCACCACCCTGGG GTGATGATGTCCCACCATCTGCATTTTGCATGACTAATGTGAGAGAGTGGGACAAATTCAGGAATATTGACATGGACAAAGAG GCTACTATAATCGATGCCCTGAAAGGTTCTCCCAAAAAAAGGAGAGGTCCTGTTGATGCTGACAAGGTAGCTGTCCTGAATGCATGGCGTAGGGTGGATAGCCGCACTAGGGAGGCACTTAGGCGGAGTTTCCTCCCTGAGCTGATTGAAAGCTATGAG GGTTGTATTAGGGCTTTCATAACGGAGAGTGGGAATGAAGATGTTCTGCAGCTAAAGATCCAAGACCCTTTTCAGCGACTGTTGCTTCACGGTGTCTGTGAG TTCTATAATTTGGCTTCAGCCACTGTAACTCAATCAAAGGGTGCTGAGTCTATGAAAGTTACAAGGATAACCCGGAAGAAGTCAGGCTCGGTCGAGCTTACGAACATAACCCTTTCCCATTTCCTGAGGATGTCCAAGGAAGGGATATGGTGA
- the LOC116189369 gene encoding R3H domain-containing protein 4 isoform X3: MELVPRLNVEEIRGLFAPPPWGDDVPPSAFCMTNVREWDKFRNIDMDKEATIIDALKGSPKKRRGPVDADKVAVLNAWRRVDSRTREALRRSFLPELIESYEGCIRAFITESGNEDVLQLKIQDPFQRLLLHGVCEFYNLASATVTQSKGAESMKVTRITRKKSGSVELTNITLSHFLRMSKEGIW; this comes from the exons ATGGAGCTTGTACCCCGCTTAAATGTCGAGGAAATTAGAGGCTTGTTCGCTCCACCACCCTGGG GTGATGATGTCCCACCATCTGCATTTTGCATGACTAATGTGAGAGAGTGGGACAAATTCAGGAATATTGACATGGACAAAGAG GCTACTATAATCGATGCCCTGAAAGGTTCTCCCAAAAAAAGGAGAGGTCCTGTTGATGCTGACAAGGTAGCTGTCCTGAATGCATGGCGTAGGGTGGATAGCCGCACTAGGGAGGCACTTAGGCGGAGTTTCCTCCCTGAGCTGATTGAAAGCTATGAG GGTTGTATTAGGGCTTTCATAACGGAGAGTGGGAATGAAGATGTTCTGCAGCTAAAGATCCAAGACCCTTTTCAGCGACTGTTGCTTCACGGTGTCTGTGAG TTCTATAATTTGGCTTCAGCCACTGTAACTCAATCAAAGGGTGCTGAGTCTATGAAAGTTACAAGGATAACCCGGAAGAAGTCAGGCTCGGTCGAGCTTACGAACATAACCCTTTCCCATTTCCTGAGGATGTCCAAGGAAGGGATATGGTGA
- the LOC116187119 gene encoding adenylate isopentenyltransferase 3, chloroplastic-like produces MKRISMVMCRPATNRPLVDTYGGHLNMDLVMMNPRRQKEKIVVILGATGTGKSRLSIDIASRFPAEIVNSDKMQVYKGLDVVTNKITEDEQCGIPHHLLGTVPPDEDFTRADFCYEASLAIGSIGARSQLPVVVGGSNSYVEALVTNHEYYNYHFRSPMYDCCFLWVDVEMPVLHKYVCDRVDRMVQQGLVDEVREMFDPEADYSKGIRRAIGVPELDRYFRTKKFLNRQARARVLKEAIEEIKKNTCKLASRQREKIHRLWNLKGWSLHRLNATKVFHRRGEEADRVWDELVAGPGAAIVTEFLYKNAALVDSGGFTCDPLLGIRFPHAIETTITASTVAR; encoded by the coding sequence ATGAAGAGAATTTCCATGGTCATGTGCAGACCGGCCACTAATCGGCCCTTGGTGGATACATATGGAGGCCACCTCAATATGGACCTTGTGATGATGAATCCTCGCCggcagaaggagaagatcgTGGTCATACTGGGAGCCACTGGGACCGGGAAATCCAGGCTGTCAATCGACATTGCATCCAGGTTCCCAGCAGAGATCGTGAACTCCGACAAGATGCAGGTCTATAAGGGCCTGGACGTCGTCACTAACAAGATCACCGAGGACGAGCAATGTGGCATCCCTCACCACTTGCTGGGGACAGTCCCCCCAGATGAAGATTTCACCCGGGCGGACTTCTGTTATGAGGCATCCCTTGCAATTGGATCGATCGGGGCGCGTAGCCAGCTCCCGGTGGTAGTTGGTGGCTCCAACTCGTACGTAGAGGCTCTAGTTACGAACCACGAGTACTATAATTACCATTTCAGGTCGCCCATGTATGACTGTTGCTTCCTCTGGGTCGATGTGGAAATGCCTGTACTCCACAAGTACGTGTGCGACCGCGTTGATCGAATGGTACAACAAGGTCTAGTAGATGAGGTCCGGGAGATGTTTGACCCGGAAGCCGACTACTCTAAGGGCATCAGGAGAGCAATCGGCGTCCCAGAGCTGGACAGGTACTTTCGGACCAAGAAATTCCTCAACAGGCAGGCCCGTGCCAGAGTGCTCAAGGAGGCCATCGAGGAGATCAAGAAAAACACATGCAAACTGGCGTCCCGGCAGCGGGAGAAGATCCACAGACTATGGAACCTGAAGGGGTGGAGTCTCCACAGGCTTAACGCGACTAAGGTGTTCCATAGGCGAGGCGAGGAGGCAGACCGAGTCTGGGACGAGCTCGTGGCAGGGCCTGGCGCGGCGATTGTGACAGAATTTCTGTACAAGAATGCAGCTTTGGTAGATAGTGGAGGGTTCACTTGCGACCCTCTATTGGGAATCAGATTCCCTCACGCCATTGAGACCACAATTACGGCATCGACTGTCGCACGATAG